A single genomic interval of Microbacterium sp. BLY harbors:
- a CDS encoding carbohydrate ABC transporter permease — MMATPVIDVEAAPAAPPSAAAPRTRSRRGRGALLPYLLIAPLLTAVVIALGWPLLQQFLMSLQKFGLAQQFGAEPEWVGLANYGRILTDPAMWVVFFRSVLFCAVCASLSMVVGMLLALLLTKVSSWARIALQVTLLLVWATPALVTMVIWQWLFDARYGLVNWILARIGFPDMAGFPWTSTPMGVFTIAAITVIWGSLPLIVFMIHSALTQVPNEVLEAAQLDGAGPWTRFRHVTLPLITPAVMIVGLLQIVWDLRVFTQIYVLQQAGVSIEETNLLGTYIYRIGIGQGEYGDASALATIVLILTLLLTWKYIAKMFAQQKEAAE; from the coding sequence ATGATGGCCACTCCCGTGATCGACGTCGAGGCCGCCCCCGCGGCGCCTCCGTCGGCGGCCGCTCCCCGCACGCGCTCGCGTCGCGGGCGGGGAGCGCTGCTGCCGTACCTCCTGATCGCTCCGCTGCTGACCGCGGTGGTGATCGCCCTCGGCTGGCCGCTGCTGCAGCAGTTCCTCATGTCGCTGCAGAAGTTCGGTCTCGCCCAGCAGTTCGGCGCGGAGCCGGAGTGGGTCGGGCTGGCCAACTACGGCAGGATCCTCACCGATCCCGCCATGTGGGTCGTGTTCTTCCGCTCGGTGCTGTTCTGCGCGGTGTGCGCGTCCCTGTCGATGGTCGTCGGCATGCTGCTCGCGCTGCTGCTGACGAAGGTGAGCAGCTGGGCCCGCATCGCACTCCAGGTCACCCTGCTGCTCGTGTGGGCCACCCCGGCGCTCGTGACGATGGTGATCTGGCAGTGGCTGTTCGACGCCCGCTACGGTCTCGTGAACTGGATCCTCGCCCGCATCGGCTTCCCCGACATGGCCGGCTTCCCGTGGACGTCCACGCCGATGGGCGTGTTCACGATCGCCGCGATCACCGTCATCTGGGGCAGCCTGCCGCTGATCGTGTTCATGATCCACTCGGCGCTCACGCAGGTGCCGAACGAGGTGCTCGAGGCGGCTCAGCTCGACGGTGCCGGTCCGTGGACGCGGTTCCGTCATGTGACCCTGCCGCTCATCACCCCCGCGGTCATGATCGTCGGCCTCCTCCAGATCGTGTGGGACCTGCGCGTGTTCACGCAGATCTACGTGCTGCAGCAGGCCGGCGTCTCGATCGAGGAGACCAACCTCCTCGGCACCTACATCTACCGGATCGGCATCGGGCAGGGCGAGTACGGCGACGCGTCCGCGCTCGCCACCATCGTGCTGATCCTCACCCTGCTGCTCACCTGGAAGTACATCGCCAAGATGTTCGCCCAGCAGAAGGAGGCCGCGGAATGA
- a CDS encoding carbohydrate ABC transporter permease: protein MSADTMPRTTDLPAVVPPRSRRSLGTRNDARRRGWNGVAVAAAFLLVFPIYWMVNTALSDNDDLFSRTPRFFPFPLTFDSFAGILADSGFWSALGMSAGVTVVVVVVAVLFGFFAAVAVSRFRFKGGGLIILLVLIVQMIPTEALFISQFRMLDGWNLLNTVGGLSLLYIGTVVPFTVWLLRGFIHGIPAELEEAAMVDGCSRFGAFVRVTLPLLGPGIVTASVFSFLQAWNEYTLALVVMTKPGNATLPLWLQTFSSELSATDWAGIMAGATLISIPVVILFLFVQGRLGAGMMAGAVKG from the coding sequence ATGAGCGCCGACACCATGCCCCGCACGACCGACCTCCCGGCCGTCGTGCCCCCGCGCTCCCGGCGCAGCCTCGGCACCCGCAACGACGCCCGGCGTCGCGGCTGGAACGGGGTGGCCGTCGCGGCCGCGTTCCTCCTCGTGTTCCCGATCTACTGGATGGTGAACACGGCGCTCTCCGACAACGACGATCTCTTCTCGCGCACGCCGCGGTTCTTCCCGTTCCCGCTCACCTTCGACAGCTTCGCCGGCATCCTCGCCGACAGCGGCTTCTGGTCGGCGCTCGGCATGAGCGCGGGCGTGACCGTGGTCGTCGTGGTCGTCGCGGTGCTCTTCGGGTTCTTCGCGGCCGTCGCCGTCAGCCGGTTCCGCTTCAAGGGCGGCGGCCTCATCATCCTCCTGGTCCTCATCGTGCAGATGATCCCGACCGAGGCCCTGTTCATCTCCCAGTTCCGCATGCTGGACGGCTGGAACCTGCTGAACACCGTCGGCGGACTCTCGCTGCTCTACATCGGCACGGTCGTGCCGTTCACGGTGTGGCTGCTGCGCGGCTTCATCCACGGCATCCCCGCGGAGCTCGAGGAGGCCGCGATGGTCGACGGCTGCAGTCGGTTCGGGGCATTCGTGCGCGTCACGCTTCCTCTGCTCGGCCCGGGCATCGTGACGGCCTCGGTGTTCTCGTTCCTGCAGGCGTGGAACGAGTACACGCTCGCCCTCGTGGTCATGACCAAGCCCGGCAACGCCACGCTGCCCCTCTGGCTGCAGACGTTCAGCAGCGAATTGTCGGCCACCGACTGGGCGGGGATCATGGCGGGCGCCACGCTCATCTCGATCCCCGTCGTGATCCTGTTCCTCTTCGTCCAGGGCCGGCTCGGCGCCGGCATGATGGCGGGAGCGGTGAAGGGCTGA
- a CDS encoding substrate-binding domain-containing protein, which produces MSAFPNTQPLFRSLAAQLRGRIAAGEWTPGDRLPPETALAGAHAVGVNTVRRALALLAAEGLVVRRQGAGTYVAARARRRIGVIVPSLDYYFPAVVAGVAEVAAAAGATLRVTSSAYDDAIEIRRIREAIADGCDGLLLTPTLHRADPSARLDLLRALPVPVVLMERLPTGAPPDDTLSAVCTDVVAGGYAAVRHLAAAGRRRIGFLGRRDTATSAAAWRGFQRGIDDLGLTDVADGTERRSSWDAPALAAYARRVRELALDAVVCLGDREAIALLPHLHGVGLSVPEDVALVSHDDEEAAHAPVPLTAVSPPKREIGRLAASTLLARLDGAGRPAPVRMLLQPEVRRRSSSRARSALGTPSVQPLAHLPTPS; this is translated from the coding sequence GTGAGCGCTTTTCCGAACACCCAGCCGCTGTTCCGGAGCCTCGCCGCACAGCTTCGCGGGCGCATCGCGGCGGGCGAGTGGACACCCGGCGACCGCCTGCCCCCGGAGACCGCGCTGGCCGGCGCGCACGCGGTCGGCGTCAACACCGTGCGCCGCGCGCTGGCCCTGCTCGCCGCCGAGGGACTGGTCGTGCGACGCCAGGGCGCGGGCACCTACGTGGCCGCGCGGGCGCGGCGGCGGATCGGGGTGATCGTGCCGTCGCTCGATTACTACTTCCCCGCCGTGGTGGCGGGCGTCGCCGAGGTGGCCGCGGCCGCCGGAGCCACCCTGCGCGTCACCTCCAGCGCGTACGACGACGCGATCGAGATCCGCCGCATCCGGGAGGCCATCGCCGACGGCTGCGACGGCCTCCTCCTCACCCCCACCCTGCATCGCGCCGACCCGTCCGCCCGCCTCGACCTGCTGCGCGCGCTCCCCGTGCCCGTCGTACTGATGGAGCGGCTGCCGACCGGCGCTCCGCCGGACGACACCCTCTCGGCCGTCTGCACCGACGTCGTGGCCGGCGGCTATGCGGCGGTCCGGCATCTCGCGGCCGCGGGACGGCGGCGGATCGGGTTCCTCGGGCGACGCGACACCGCCACGTCGGCGGCCGCCTGGCGCGGCTTCCAACGCGGGATCGACGACCTCGGCCTCACCGACGTCGCCGACGGGACGGAGCGGCGCTCGTCGTGGGACGCCCCGGCCCTGGCGGCCTACGCGCGGCGCGTTCGCGAGCTCGCCCTGGACGCGGTGGTGTGCCTGGGCGACCGGGAGGCGATCGCGCTGCTCCCGCATCTCCACGGCGTCGGGCTGTCGGTGCCCGAGGACGTCGCGCTCGTCTCCCACGACGACGAAGAGGCCGCGCACGCCCCGGTGCCCCTGACCGCCGTCTCCCCGCCGAAGCGCGAGATCGGTCGCCTCGCCGCCTCGACCCTGCTGGCGCGGCTGGACGGCGCCGGGCGCCCGGCACCGGTGCGGATGCTGCTGCAACCGGAGGTGCGCCGGCGTTCGTCGAGCCGAGCCCGATCCGCCCTCGGCACCCCTTCCGTGCAACCGCTTGCACATCTGCCGACCCCATCTTAG
- a CDS encoding mannitol dehydrogenase family protein encodes MPRPTRRAPRAPVRIVHLGLGAFHRAHQAWFTAHADPGRGWGIAAFTGRSPDQAAVLDRQDDVYTLLTRGADGDGIETVESIVAAYDGADTDALRDLLRRPDVSVVTLTVTEKGYRLAADGRLDRDDPDVRADLALLTAALGPDAAPVTPGALRTMPGRLLWGLDARRRAAPDAPLALIPCDNLDANGAALERALIDAATAVSPELAAWIRQRIDIVSTAVDRITPRVTPDDVAAFQARTGVDDEALVITEPFHSWILTDTFRGPRPRWEDAGALFVADIAPFERRKLWMLNGAHSLLAYDGLLRGRETVAEAIADPSGAAGVQALWDLAETLLPDADLDLPGYRAALTARFTNPAIVHRLRQIAADGSVKLRARAVDPLRLARARGVSGAAAIRLIDAWIRFVVAEVRAGRPLDDVAADELARRAAAADPAHALLELLAPDLADAGVRLPPVRP; translated from the coding sequence GTGCCCCGCCCGACCCGTCGTGCGCCCCGCGCCCCCGTCCGCATCGTCCACCTCGGCCTCGGGGCCTTCCATCGGGCGCACCAGGCCTGGTTCACCGCGCACGCCGACCCCGGGAGGGGGTGGGGCATCGCCGCCTTCACCGGCCGCTCCCCCGACCAGGCGGCCGTGCTCGACCGGCAGGACGACGTCTACACGCTCCTCACCCGCGGGGCCGACGGCGACGGGATCGAGACCGTCGAGAGCATCGTCGCGGCGTACGACGGCGCCGACACCGACGCGCTGCGCGACCTCCTGCGTCGCCCCGACGTATCGGTCGTCACGCTCACGGTGACGGAGAAGGGCTATCGGCTCGCCGCGGACGGCCGCCTCGACCGCGACGACCCCGATGTCCGGGCCGACCTCGCCTTGCTGACGGCGGCGCTCGGACCGGACGCCGCCCCCGTGACCCCCGGTGCGCTGAGGACGATGCCCGGACGGCTGCTCTGGGGACTGGACGCCCGCCGCCGCGCGGCGCCCGACGCGCCGCTCGCCCTCATCCCCTGCGACAACCTCGACGCGAACGGCGCGGCGCTGGAGCGGGCGCTCATCGACGCCGCGACCGCCGTCTCCCCGGAGCTCGCCGCGTGGATCCGGCAGCGGATCGACATCGTGAGCACCGCGGTGGACCGCATCACCCCCCGCGTGACCCCCGACGACGTCGCAGCGTTCCAGGCGCGGACCGGGGTCGACGACGAGGCCCTGGTGATCACCGAGCCGTTCCACAGCTGGATCCTCACCGACACCTTCCGCGGCCCGCGTCCGCGCTGGGAGGACGCGGGAGCCCTGTTCGTGGCGGACATCGCGCCATTCGAGAGACGCAAGCTGTGGATGCTGAACGGCGCCCACTCCCTGCTCGCGTACGACGGGCTGCTCCGCGGCCGGGAGACGGTGGCGGAGGCGATCGCCGATCCCTCCGGCGCGGCCGGGGTGCAGGCGCTGTGGGACCTCGCCGAGACCCTGCTCCCCGACGCCGATCTCGACCTTCCCGGCTACCGTGCCGCGCTGACCGCCCGCTTCACCAACCCGGCCATCGTGCACCGGCTCCGCCAGATCGCCGCCGACGGCAGCGTCAAGCTGCGCGCCCGCGCGGTGGACCCCCTCCGGCTGGCCCGGGCGCGGGGTGTCTCCGGCGCAGCCGCCATCCGGCTCATCGATGCATGGATCCGCTTCGTCGTCGCGGAGGTGCGCGCGGGCCGTCCGCTCGACGACGTCGCCGCGGACGAGCTGGCCCGCCGGGCCGCGGCCGCCGACCCGGCGCACGCCCTCCTCGAGCTGCTCGCGCCGGACCTCGCCGACGCGGGCGTCCGGCTCCCGCCCGTCCGCCCGTAG
- a CDS encoding Ig-like domain-containing protein — translation MRRTRWLSALVAATLLAGGAVASSGAASAQTVTTALAITSPTDGAVVSGSTLTVEGSFANAAELVLVVGAQELVPIPTTGTSGTWSVDLDIADVDGRLDLAVRGRDLTTLYTTWSDFLAVEVDNPAASRPVVSIASPAEGAYAGASLDVEVAVQSDRALTAVEVRVDGGAWQAATAQSGGLYATSFPVGSARFASIEARAVDASGHTGESTTTYVALGGATPEAPVVYDQDRAMWIWERASYEAVFDTDARDRLGAVMDDTTTFGSDPIRTIYLGVDKYGSTDMLRDSRSEVAAFVQWARGRGYHVQATVAGGTRPPYLGALEQFEHFAVDEFEKVLDYNLAVPESARFDGINVDIEPYILSAWKEPGNGGLPVRWLEVLDTLIERRDASGLPVLVGPAIPRWLDSSACCTSITWNGQTKALSDHIQDMTDYIAIMDYRDTADGSAGIIAQAQHEIDYANQIGKPNSVVVGIETKDLSGTGDPETVTFWEEGRTYLEGELDKTYAAFQDDASFGGIAMHHYDDLLMLPSAWDDTPPVYYPVPGAGPGGPALP, via the coding sequence ATGAGACGCACACGCTGGCTGTCGGCGCTGGTCGCCGCCACCCTTCTCGCCGGCGGGGCGGTCGCCTCGAGCGGCGCCGCCTCCGCCCAGACGGTCACGACCGCCCTCGCCATCACCTCGCCGACCGACGGTGCTGTCGTCAGCGGCTCGACCCTCACCGTCGAGGGCAGCTTCGCCAACGCCGCCGAGCTCGTGCTCGTCGTCGGGGCGCAGGAACTGGTGCCCATCCCGACCACCGGCACCTCCGGCACCTGGAGCGTCGACCTCGACATCGCGGACGTCGACGGACGGCTCGATCTCGCCGTCCGCGGCCGCGACCTCACGACGCTGTACACGACCTGGTCGGACTTCCTCGCCGTGGAGGTCGACAACCCCGCCGCCTCGCGTCCTGTCGTCAGCATCGCGTCGCCCGCCGAAGGGGCGTATGCGGGCGCGAGCCTGGACGTCGAGGTCGCGGTGCAGTCGGATCGTGCGCTGACGGCGGTCGAGGTGCGGGTCGACGGCGGTGCCTGGCAGGCCGCCACCGCGCAGTCCGGTGGGCTGTACGCGACGTCGTTCCCCGTTGGGTCCGCGCGGTTCGCGAGCATCGAGGCGCGGGCCGTCGATGCGTCCGGGCACACGGGTGAGTCAACGACCACCTACGTGGCCCTCGGCGGGGCGACCCCGGAGGCCCCCGTCGTCTACGACCAGGACCGCGCGATGTGGATCTGGGAGCGCGCCTCGTACGAGGCCGTCTTCGACACCGACGCCCGTGACCGTCTCGGCGCCGTCATGGACGACACGACGACCTTCGGCTCCGACCCCATCCGCACGATCTACCTCGGCGTCGACAAGTACGGCAGCACCGACATGCTGCGGGACTCGCGGTCCGAGGTGGCGGCGTTCGTCCAGTGGGCGCGCGGCCGCGGCTACCACGTGCAGGCCACCGTCGCCGGTGGCACGCGTCCGCCCTATCTCGGGGCGCTGGAGCAGTTCGAGCACTTCGCCGTCGACGAGTTCGAGAAGGTCCTCGACTACAACCTCGCCGTGCCGGAGTCGGCCCGCTTCGACGGCATCAACGTCGACATCGAGCCGTACATCCTGTCCGCGTGGAAGGAGCCGGGCAACGGCGGCCTGCCCGTCCGCTGGCTCGAGGTGCTCGACACGCTCATCGAACGTCGGGATGCCTCGGGGCTCCCGGTGCTCGTGGGTCCGGCCATTCCGCGCTGGCTCGACTCGTCGGCCTGCTGCACGTCCATCACCTGGAACGGGCAGACGAAGGCCCTCAGCGATCACATCCAGGACATGACCGACTACATCGCGATCATGGACTATCGGGACACCGCGGACGGCAGCGCCGGGATCATCGCGCAGGCGCAACACGAGATCGACTACGCGAACCAGATCGGCAAGCCGAACTCGGTCGTCGTCGGCATCGAGACGAAGGACCTCTCGGGCACCGGTGATCCGGAGACGGTGACGTTCTGGGAGGAGGGGCGCACCTACCTCGAGGGCGAGCTCGACAAGACCTACGCCGCGTTCCAGGACGACGCCTCGTTCGGAGGCATCGCCATGCACCACTACGACGATCTGCTGATGCTGCCGTCCGCCTGGGACGACACCCCGCCGGTCTACTACCCGGTGCCCGGCGCCGGCCCGGGAGGCCCCGCCCTCCCCTGA
- a CDS encoding extracellular solute-binding protein, protein MARRTLIAATASLAAVLAVTGCSSGSGTAGDGDAESGDLRVWLMQDSVSDDAVAWLEEEFAAQNPGSTLTVEMQPWDDIVSRLQTSLASASETPDIVEIGNTKTATFANVGALADISDLYDEVGGDDLIPSFVDQATLDGKTYAYPLYAGTSVVFYRTDLLEKAGVEAPETLDDLVAAAAAVQKANPDGVDDFKGMYFPVVDVHGLEGWLFSHDANYAEEKDGAWVSGLDTPEAKAALTQMQALWQDSSLGALDAKETAGNPWVPYNNGEVAMFSYRVFAQDSIAPELADVTGVMALPPAEAGGESHQFLGGSNVGIAAKSSQQELAKKAMKLILSEDFMTQLAEDSGWVPGNTTFASAIPDGIVPAELQQQIADTSRLTPAAPNWAIVEGNNIPVDLYSAIAKGEDIDEVVARIGAKIEDTLNAD, encoded by the coding sequence ATGGCACGACGCACCCTGATCGCGGCAACCGCTTCACTGGCCGCGGTGCTGGCCGTCACCGGCTGCAGCTCCGGCAGCGGCACCGCCGGAGACGGTGACGCCGAGAGCGGAGACCTCCGCGTCTGGCTCATGCAGGACTCGGTGTCCGACGACGCCGTCGCGTGGCTCGAAGAGGAGTTCGCGGCGCAGAACCCCGGGTCCACGCTCACCGTCGAGATGCAGCCCTGGGACGACATCGTCTCGCGGCTGCAGACCTCGCTGGCCAGCGCCTCCGAGACCCCGGACATCGTCGAGATCGGCAACACCAAGACCGCGACGTTCGCCAATGTGGGCGCGCTCGCCGACATCTCCGACCTGTACGACGAGGTCGGCGGCGACGACCTCATCCCGAGCTTCGTCGACCAGGCGACCCTCGACGGCAAGACCTACGCCTACCCCCTCTACGCCGGAACGAGCGTGGTGTTCTACCGCACGGACCTGCTGGAGAAGGCGGGTGTCGAGGCGCCGGAGACGCTCGACGACCTCGTGGCGGCCGCCGCGGCCGTGCAGAAGGCCAACCCCGACGGCGTCGACGACTTCAAGGGCATGTACTTCCCCGTCGTCGACGTGCACGGCCTCGAAGGCTGGCTGTTCTCGCACGACGCGAACTACGCCGAGGAGAAGGACGGCGCGTGGGTGAGCGGACTCGACACCCCGGAGGCCAAGGCCGCGCTCACGCAGATGCAGGCCCTCTGGCAGGACTCGTCCCTCGGCGCGCTCGACGCCAAGGAGACCGCCGGCAACCCCTGGGTGCCGTACAACAACGGCGAGGTCGCCATGTTCTCCTACCGGGTCTTCGCGCAGGACAGCATCGCTCCCGAGCTCGCCGACGTCACGGGCGTCATGGCCCTGCCGCCGGCGGAGGCCGGAGGGGAGAGCCACCAGTTCCTCGGCGGCTCGAACGTCGGCATCGCCGCGAAGTCGTCGCAGCAGGAGCTCGCGAAGAAGGCCATGAAGCTCATCCTCAGCGAGGACTTCATGACCCAGCTCGCCGAGGACTCCGGCTGGGTGCCGGGGAACACGACGTTCGCGTCGGCCATCCCCGACGGGATCGTTCCCGCTGAGCTGCAGCAGCAGATCGCCGACACCAGCCGCCTCACCCCCGCCGCGCCGAACTGGGCGATCGTCGAGGGCAACAACATCCCGGTCGACCTCTACTCCGCGATCGCCAAGGGCGAGGACATCGACGAGGTGGTCGCGCGCATCGGCGCGAAGATCGAAGACACCCTCAACGCCGACTGA
- a CDS encoding MMPL family transporter, whose protein sequence is MASLLFRLGSFAARRAWTVIASWIVILGLGVGAFLTFGGTLSNSFDIPGTASGEVTDQLADKLPDTAGGTGTVVYRTDDGEPFTDEQKKAISDLAASAEDLDGVASVVDPFAAQQQQTDQAAELTDGRTQLENGRAQLDAGQAQLDEGRTQLEAGIAQLEGARAQADAAGAPAAQTAAIDAQLADLNAQLAQLDAQQATIDANRDELDANAEQLELGTTLLDLADGIGVVSEDGSTAIVNVSFVDPRLELAEETKQSTIAHFQDEDIDGVTVDFGTDIAQGVPEIFGVGEAIGLAFAAVVLIVMLGSLIGAALPIITAVVGVGVGVTSSLAFSGVVDMASVTPVLGVMLGLAVGIDYSLFIVNRHRKQLLAGSPVRESIGLATGTSGTAVVFAGTTVIVALLALNVTGVPFLGLMGTVGAVCVAVAVLVAVTLAPAILGLVGTRLLGRKARATIGQEHAAGKPVRRMSTLRAIVTAVVSVVALLLIAIPSMSMRLGLPDGSSEPADSTSYRAFQAVDEQFGAGANGPLLVTATLDDAVSDDDLLATQVTVAEKIAAQDDVVAVAPIATSDDNTLLAFQVLPAEGPNSASTEKLVQDLRALPEIDGGITLGVAGQAATNIDISEALAGVLPLYLVVVVGLSLLIMIVVFRSLLVPLIATGGFVLSLFATYGLIVAVFQWGWGADLIGLHSTGPILSFLPVILVGILFGLAMDYQLFLASGMREAYVHGASARDAVAQGFRAGRSVVIAAALIMVSVFGGFVFSESTIIRSIGFGLAFGVLLDAFVVRMLLMPALMHLLGRSAWWLPRWLDRLLPNVDMEGAALERDHPSVHTDAVPTVEPPRTRRG, encoded by the coding sequence GTGGCTTCACTGCTGTTCCGTCTGGGTTCTTTCGCCGCGCGCCGGGCCTGGACGGTGATCGCCTCCTGGATCGTCATCCTCGGTCTCGGCGTGGGCGCCTTCCTGACATTCGGCGGCACGCTGAGCAACAGCTTCGACATCCCCGGCACCGCATCCGGCGAGGTGACCGATCAGCTCGCCGACAAGCTCCCCGACACCGCCGGCGGCACCGGCACCGTCGTCTACCGCACCGACGACGGGGAACCCTTCACCGACGAGCAGAAGAAGGCGATCTCCGATCTCGCCGCCAGCGCGGAAGACCTCGACGGCGTCGCCTCCGTCGTCGACCCGTTCGCCGCCCAGCAGCAGCAGACGGATCAGGCCGCGGAGCTGACCGACGGGCGCACGCAGCTCGAGAACGGCCGCGCTCAGCTCGACGCCGGGCAGGCCCAGCTCGACGAGGGCCGGACGCAGCTCGAGGCCGGCATCGCCCAGCTCGAGGGTGCCCGCGCGCAGGCCGATGCCGCCGGCGCCCCGGCCGCGCAGACCGCCGCGATCGACGCGCAACTCGCCGACCTCAACGCCCAGCTCGCGCAGCTCGATGCCCAGCAGGCCACCATCGATGCGAACCGCGACGAGCTCGACGCCAACGCAGAGCAGCTCGAACTCGGCACGACCCTGCTGGACCTCGCCGACGGCATCGGCGTCGTGTCGGAGGACGGCTCCACCGCGATCGTCAACGTCTCCTTCGTCGACCCCCGCCTGGAGCTCGCCGAAGAGACCAAGCAGAGCACCATCGCCCACTTCCAGGACGAGGACATCGACGGCGTCACGGTCGACTTCGGCACCGACATCGCTCAGGGCGTGCCCGAGATCTTCGGCGTCGGCGAGGCCATCGGCCTCGCTTTCGCCGCCGTCGTACTCATCGTCATGCTGGGCTCGCTGATCGGTGCGGCCCTCCCCATCATCACCGCCGTCGTCGGCGTCGGCGTCGGCGTCACCTCCTCGCTGGCGTTCTCCGGCGTCGTCGACATGGCCTCGGTCACCCCTGTCCTCGGCGTGATGCTGGGGCTCGCGGTCGGCATCGACTACTCCCTCTTCATCGTGAACCGGCACCGCAAGCAGCTGCTGGCCGGGTCGCCCGTGCGCGAGTCCATCGGCCTGGCCACCGGCACCTCCGGGACCGCGGTCGTGTTCGCCGGGACCACGGTGATCGTCGCCCTCCTCGCCCTCAACGTGACGGGCGTGCCGTTCCTCGGCCTCATGGGCACCGTGGGTGCCGTGTGCGTCGCGGTCGCCGTGCTCGTCGCCGTGACCCTCGCTCCCGCGATCCTCGGCCTCGTCGGCACCCGCCTCCTCGGCCGCAAGGCGCGCGCGACGATCGGCCAGGAGCATGCGGCCGGGAAGCCCGTGCGCCGCATGTCCACGCTGCGCGCGATCGTCACCGCCGTCGTCAGCGTCGTCGCCCTGCTCCTCATCGCGATCCCGTCGATGTCGATGCGCCTCGGCCTGCCGGACGGGTCGAGCGAGCCCGCCGACTCCACCAGCTACCGGGCGTTCCAGGCCGTCGACGAGCAGTTCGGCGCCGGCGCGAACGGACCGCTCCTGGTCACCGCGACCCTCGACGACGCCGTCAGCGACGACGACCTCCTGGCCACCCAGGTGACCGTGGCCGAGAAGATCGCCGCGCAGGACGACGTGGTCGCCGTCGCGCCCATCGCGACCTCTGACGACAACACGCTCCTCGCCTTCCAGGTGCTGCCCGCCGAAGGACCGAACAGCGCCTCCACCGAGAAGCTCGTGCAGGATCTCCGGGCCCTCCCCGAGATCGACGGCGGCATCACCCTCGGCGTGGCCGGACAGGCCGCCACCAACATCGACATCTCCGAAGCCCTCGCCGGTGTGCTGCCGCTCTACCTCGTGGTCGTCGTCGGGCTGTCGCTGCTCATCATGATCGTCGTGTTCCGCTCGCTGCTCGTTCCGCTCATCGCCACCGGCGGTTTCGTGCTGTCGCTGTTCGCCACGTACGGGCTCATCGTCGCGGTGTTCCAGTGGGGCTGGGGTGCCGACCTCATCGGGCTGCACAGCACGGGTCCGATCCTGAGCTTCCTGCCGGTGATCCTCGTCGGGATCCTGTTCGGACTCGCGATGGACTACCAGCTCTTCCTCGCCTCAGGCATGCGGGAGGCATACGTGCACGGCGCCTCCGCGCGCGACGCCGTGGCCCAGGGATTCCGGGCGGGGCGGTCGGTCGTGATCGCCGCCGCGCTCATCATGGTGTCGGTGTTCGGCGGGTTCGTGTTCTCGGAGTCGACCATCATCCGGTCCATCGGGTTCGGTCTCGCGTTCGGCGTGCTGCTCGACGCGTTCGTGGTGCGGATGCTGCTGATGCCCGCGCTCATGCATCTGCTCGGACGCTCGGCCTGGTGGCTGCCACGGTGGCTCGACCGCCTTCTCCCCAACGTCGACATGGAGGGGGCGGCGCTGGAGCGCGACCACCCCAGCGTGCACACCGACGCCGTCCCCACCGTCGAGCCTCCGCGCACCCGTCGCGGCTGA
- a CDS encoding TetR/AcrR family transcriptional regulator: protein MVNEHRSGPVRSTVAREAILDATARLFHNRGYDRLTIEGIAREAKVGKQTIYRWWPSRGALIGECLAEGRLVPVDFVVPDTGDLSVDVETWLRSVLSILEKPQGGVLLRSLVAAATEDASVGAHLGESLGVERSLTERLRGGIRDGQLPADAPVEQLGRAILGAIIVESLGREVHDPASVVALTRYLFSRGVSRAEA from the coding sequence ATGGTGAACGAGCATCGCAGTGGCCCCGTGCGCAGCACCGTGGCCCGCGAGGCGATCCTCGATGCGACGGCCCGGCTCTTCCACAATCGCGGGTACGACCGGCTCACGATCGAGGGCATCGCGCGGGAGGCCAAGGTCGGCAAGCAGACCATCTACCGGTGGTGGCCGTCGCGGGGTGCCCTCATCGGGGAGTGTCTCGCGGAGGGGCGCCTCGTCCCGGTGGATTTCGTCGTGCCGGACACCGGCGACCTGTCCGTCGACGTCGAGACCTGGCTGCGCAGCGTGCTGTCGATTCTGGAGAAGCCGCAGGGTGGCGTGCTGCTGCGCTCGCTCGTGGCCGCGGCGACGGAGGATGCCTCGGTCGGCGCGCATCTCGGGGAGAGCCTCGGCGTGGAGAGGTCGCTCACGGAACGTCTCCGCGGCGGAATCCGCGACGGTCAGCTCCCCGCGGACGCGCCGGTCGAGCAGCTCGGTCGTGCGATCCTCGGGGCCATCATCGTGGAGTCCCTTGGCCGCGAGGTCCACGACCCCGCCTCCGTGGTCGCGCTGACCCGGTACCTGTTCTCGCGCGGTGTCAGCCGAGCAGAAGCGTGA
- a CDS encoding TraR/DksA C4-type zinc finger protein translates to MDLRALLEERRDEAEARVRATSATLAELMHDREGSNDDDEHDPEGVTLSSEWSRLAGLAEAAEAERRQVEDALARMDAGTYGICAHCGRPIPPERLEVRPFAEYCVACAEKLGR, encoded by the coding sequence ATGGACCTCCGTGCACTGCTGGAAGAGCGGCGCGACGAGGCCGAAGCCCGCGTGCGGGCCACCTCGGCCACGCTCGCGGAGCTCATGCACGACCGCGAAGGGTCGAACGATGACGACGAGCACGACCCGGAAGGGGTCACGCTCTCGTCGGAGTGGTCGCGGCTCGCGGGCCTCGCGGAGGCGGCGGAAGCGGAGCGGCGTCAGGTGGAGGATGCTCTCGCGCGGATGGACGCCGGCACGTACGGCATCTGCGCGCACTGCGGGCGTCCCATCCCGCCGGAACGCCTGGAGGTGCGGCCGTTCGCCGAGTACTGCGTGGCCTGCGCCGAGAAGCTCGGCCGCTGA